The Streptococcus mitis genomic sequence GTAAATCAGCTTCACAAGACGATGCACAAAAAATGTGTAAAGTTGTTCGTGACGTTGTAGCTGCTGACTTTGGTCAAGAAGTTGCAGACAAAGTTCGTGTTCAATACGGTGGTTCTGTTAAACCTGAAAACGTTGCTTCATACATGGCTTGCCCAGATGTTGACGGTGCCCTTGTAGGTGGTGCGTCACTTGAAGCAGAAAGCTTCTTGGCTTTGCTTGACTTTGTAAAATAATCAGTAGCAAAAGCTAGGTGGAACAGCATTCAAGATGTCTGTTCCATTTTTTATAGGAGAAGAAAGATTGAAAATCAAGATTGGAAAAATTGGATTAGCAAGTCTCTGTTTACTGGGCTTGGCAGTTAGTCATGTCGCTGCAAATGAAACTGAAGTGAAATCATCTTCGGAAGGAAGCAGAGTTCAAGATTCTTCTAGCAAGGTAGAAGAAAAGAAATCAGAAACGACTACAAGTCAAAAAGAAGAAGAGAAGATGGAAGAAGTAAAAGAGACGCGAGCTAGTAGTAGTCAGAAAGAAGAAAGTAAGCCAAATTTAACATCAGCACACTGGGAAGGAGATTTCTATGTAAAAGCTGATGGTTCCAAAGCGAAGAGTGAGTGGATTTTCGATACTAGCTACAGTAGTTGGTTCTATATAAAATCAGATGGTCGTTATGCCCAAAAAGAATGGCATGGAAACTATTACCTCAAAATGGGTGGTTACATGGCTAAAAATGAATGGGTTTACGATAACAATTATAATAGCTGGTTCTACCTCAAGATAGACGGTTCTTATGCAAATCAAGAATGGCAGAAAATTAATGGTAAATGGTATTATTTCAAGAAATGGGGCTCTATGGCTAAAAGTCAGTGGCAAGGAAATTATTTCTTGAATGGTCAAGGTGCCATGATGCAAAACGAATGGCTTTACGATAAGCATTATAAGACTTGGTTCTATCTTAAGGCAGATGGTTCTTACGCTAATGAACAGTGGCAAAAGATTGATGGCAAGTGGTACTATTTCAAGAAGTGGGGCTACATGGCTCAAGATGAGTGGCAAGGTAATTACTATCTTACTGAAAGTGGTGCTATGGCGACTGGTGAGTTAGTGATGGACGATACTCGCTATACTTTTGCTGATTCAGGGGAACTGAAAGAAAAGAAAGCCTTGAATGTTGGTTGGGTTTATCGAAACGGCCACCGTTATTTCTTTAACCATCGTGAAGAACAGGTTGGAACAGATCGTGCTAAGAAGGTTATTGATGTCAGTGAACATAATGGTCGCATTAGTGATTGGAAAAAGGTTATCCAGGAAAATGGAGTTGATGG encodes the following:
- the lytC gene encoding choline binding-anchored murein hydrolase LytC codes for the protein MSVPFFIGEERLKIKIGKIGLASLCLLGLAVSHVAANETEVKSSSEGSRVQDSSSKVEEKKSETTTSQKEEEKMEEVKETRASSSQKEESKPNLTSAHWEGDFYVKADGSKAKSEWIFDTSYSSWFYIKSDGRYAQKEWHGNYYLKMGGYMAKNEWVYDNNYNSWFYLKIDGSYANQEWQKINGKWYYFKKWGSMAKSQWQGNYFLNGQGAMMQNEWLYDKHYKTWFYLKADGSYANEQWQKIDGKWYYFKKWGYMAQDEWQGNYYLTESGAMATGELVMDDTRYTFADSGELKEKKALNVGWVYRNGHRYFFNHREEQVGTDRAKKVIDVSEHNGRISDWKKVIQENGVDGVIVRLGYSGVEDKELAYNIQELNRLGIPYGVYLYTYAENETDAENDAKQTIELLKKYKMNLSYPIYYDVENWEYVNKTKRASNDTGIWVKIINKYMTTMKQAGYQNVKVYSYRQLLQTRLNHPDILQHVNWVAAYTDVLDWNNPHYSGEKGWQYTSSDSLKGIRGHVDVSVWY